In Marinicauda algicola, one DNA window encodes the following:
- a CDS encoding VWA domain-containing protein, with protein MRSLRLMQAAAVALAFVGATGWDTKEVHPMPWLSVYGCSQGNTRTTLSDGASCEENEHEWLANRALSLLVPSGHWTINSPTELYVVDLNASLFFPERMRDSPEPVQPRSGGDSRRSAPYGRPLEERDLVNPPHWAGLPDWSYTVYDWINKNQLCPSRPAGNALNEYCHVFAAWHGGGFNASHFGSQASANYMSLHSTAMSIARRARAMHEAAQGDEATLQAHRDAIREAELMALIFEGAGQHFLQDRWSSGHMWERWNGPDYWFNAYEDEMGSAISTGMISGIIHGWESITPGRIWPRPLSSPVINTTLGIPSSVTPAQWRFGPTGDLESGVGDYRARDMFDGEFGGNYVMARYWDFDIDTRIQAETFMACSAGGFREVIEGFGRSPGGGWGIDNVGLSGFAQEGLQPHCLTPWATNWSIRQAWVVISEGANIAQTELLPIVTRLVAKWQVDGWDAGLEPQNLPLEHASLVRISARIHWRAKFDPDGTDLARGGLGAYGDALPGQNYPSARYLEPANITDLARTRRDPQGKDAETVFGFFNRANADYFCNEAAHYLEEWRDVADRSDPERAACLVLAQRLYDSVDPSYPEDRRAYQSVAFADDTRRARPLCAIAPGATWPPRSGERDAAPASLHPGYVRYDFGSGRARRFEAEPWRYAAEPVANWCDRVPVIDLVRDPDEPDLAISVEHPRDEITLTGLNFGPSAGTLRLGQTPDRAVEIADIRSWRDTEIRFSILDVLDRLEFNDENEIHLFIERLPLGDSDAAVASVGRFVLRREFEPPRVSRVDVAGGGETFYAWQAPPEPEDLEGEEIDPLDIYAEAGGDAEPAAALPFKPVPPDTELTIEIGFSAAMEAAGEGESFRLGDRTIEGRWIDASTWRGTLTVPGREAGYGEMRGPAELFIQARSREGLLSDSDISTATPDPDTDHRFLFDLVPVYLQEIEVRARGQRVYAASWSGGPDYEAAENLTREGLGNPERGLSVRTARAAPDEAEGEIRLVFSGQLEQAPVVSLGGAPVQMEGEAERWRGTFRFEAATPDASGDLLVEVRAPDADGRNLDADPRTAAVIAPVDDWSGGRYWQGYEDRRGGSTSANGGPDLWHKVGEAPDLSLIVILDASGSMNEQNRMANAREGIQSTFANIPQDRSIEMAGVVFYDCGRFDTRAFTRDLASIREFLLNANPSGGIPLADAHGRARAMLGSQADPRSLRWDFATFTDGLETCDGDVAGAARRLQRLIGDHQAPEEVGEAPPEPEPPAPPIDCRPDSWRGYQVRTEPEIALVEHTYLERALPGGRCIARHEQALRYVHFGSARNDGVIRTGWGINSNVSERDVTLGTSAQGQASIDRARRNAQAARSTLVSLDQARRQIGEAVARELGDSP; from the coding sequence ATGAGATCCCTGAGGCTGATGCAGGCCGCAGCGGTCGCGCTCGCATTCGTCGGCGCCACCGGCTGGGACACCAAGGAGGTGCACCCCATGCCCTGGCTATCCGTGTACGGATGCTCACAGGGCAATACGCGCACCACGCTCAGCGACGGAGCGAGCTGCGAGGAGAACGAGCACGAATGGCTCGCCAACCGGGCCCTGAGCCTGCTCGTGCCGTCCGGTCACTGGACGATCAACTCGCCGACCGAGCTCTACGTCGTCGATCTCAATGCCAGCCTGTTCTTCCCCGAGCGGATGCGCGACAGCCCGGAACCGGTCCAGCCGCGGTCGGGAGGCGACAGTCGCCGCAGCGCCCCGTATGGCCGCCCGCTGGAGGAACGCGATCTCGTCAACCCGCCCCACTGGGCCGGCCTGCCGGACTGGAGCTACACGGTCTACGACTGGATCAACAAGAACCAGCTCTGCCCCTCTCGCCCGGCCGGCAATGCGCTCAACGAATATTGCCACGTCTTCGCGGCCTGGCACGGGGGCGGGTTCAACGCGTCCCATTTCGGCTCCCAGGCCAGCGCGAACTACATGAGCCTGCATTCCACGGCGATGAGCATCGCGCGGCGCGCCAGGGCCATGCACGAGGCCGCCCAGGGTGACGAGGCAACGCTCCAGGCCCATCGCGACGCGATCCGCGAAGCCGAGCTGATGGCGCTCATCTTCGAGGGAGCGGGGCAGCATTTCCTCCAGGACCGCTGGTCGAGCGGGCACATGTGGGAGCGCTGGAACGGGCCGGATTACTGGTTCAACGCCTATGAGGACGAGATGGGCTCGGCGATCTCGACCGGCATGATATCGGGCATCATCCACGGCTGGGAATCCATCACGCCCGGCCGGATCTGGCCGCGACCGCTCTCCTCGCCTGTCATAAACACCACGCTGGGCATACCCAGTTCGGTCACGCCGGCGCAGTGGCGCTTCGGTCCCACCGGCGATCTGGAGAGCGGAGTAGGCGACTATCGCGCCCGCGACATGTTCGACGGCGAGTTCGGCGGCAACTACGTGATGGCGCGCTACTGGGATTTCGACATCGACACGCGCATCCAGGCAGAGACCTTCATGGCCTGCTCGGCCGGGGGCTTTCGAGAGGTCATCGAGGGGTTCGGCCGTTCGCCCGGCGGGGGCTGGGGCATCGACAATGTCGGCCTGTCGGGTTTTGCGCAGGAGGGTCTCCAGCCTCACTGCCTGACGCCCTGGGCGACGAACTGGTCCATCCGCCAGGCCTGGGTCGTGATCAGCGAAGGGGCCAACATCGCCCAAACCGAGCTCCTGCCCATCGTGACGCGTCTCGTCGCCAAATGGCAGGTCGACGGATGGGACGCCGGGCTCGAGCCGCAGAACCTGCCCCTCGAGCACGCCTCGCTGGTGCGCATCTCCGCGCGCATTCACTGGCGCGCCAAGTTCGATCCCGACGGCACCGACCTGGCCCGCGGCGGGCTGGGTGCGTATGGCGACGCGCTGCCCGGCCAGAACTATCCCAGCGCCCGATATCTCGAACCGGCCAACATCACCGACCTTGCCCGAACCCGCCGCGATCCTCAGGGCAAGGACGCGGAGACCGTTTTCGGCTTCTTCAACCGCGCCAATGCCGATTACTTCTGCAACGAGGCGGCGCATTATCTGGAGGAATGGCGCGATGTGGCCGATCGGTCCGATCCCGAGCGGGCCGCCTGCCTGGTCCTCGCGCAGCGGCTCTATGACAGCGTCGACCCGAGCTATCCCGAGGACCGGCGGGCCTACCAGAGCGTTGCGTTCGCCGACGACACGCGCAGGGCCCGCCCGTTGTGCGCCATCGCCCCGGGCGCGACCTGGCCGCCGCGATCGGGCGAACGCGACGCCGCGCCCGCGAGCCTGCACCCGGGCTATGTCCGCTACGATTTCGGGTCCGGCAGGGCCCGCCGGTTCGAGGCCGAGCCCTGGCGCTACGCCGCCGAGCCGGTCGCGAACTGGTGCGACCGGGTCCCGGTGATCGATCTCGTCCGGGACCCCGACGAGCCCGACCTCGCCATCAGCGTGGAGCATCCGCGCGACGAGATCACCCTCACCGGGCTCAATTTCGGCCCGTCGGCGGGGACGCTTCGGCTCGGCCAGACGCCGGACCGCGCCGTGGAGATCGCCGACATTCGCTCCTGGCGCGACACCGAGATCCGGTTTTCGATCCTCGACGTGCTCGACAGGCTCGAGTTCAACGACGAGAACGAAATCCATCTCTTCATCGAGCGCCTTCCCCTGGGCGACAGCGATGCCGCGGTGGCGAGCGTGGGACGCTTCGTTCTGCGCCGCGAGTTCGAGCCGCCCCGCGTCTCGCGCGTCGATGTCGCCGGCGGTGGCGAGACCTTCTATGCCTGGCAGGCCCCGCCCGAACCCGAGGACCTGGAGGGCGAGGAAATCGATCCGCTCGACATCTATGCCGAGGCCGGCGGGGATGCGGAACCGGCCGCCGCCCTGCCCTTCAAGCCCGTCCCGCCGGATACCGAACTCACCATCGAGATCGGGTTTTCCGCCGCCATGGAGGCCGCAGGCGAAGGCGAGAGCTTCCGCCTCGGCGATCGCACGATCGAGGGGCGCTGGATCGACGCCAGCACCTGGCGCGGCACGCTGACCGTTCCCGGCCGCGAGGCCGGATACGGCGAGATGCGCGGGCCTGCGGAGCTCTTCATCCAGGCGCGCTCGCGCGAAGGTCTGCTGAGCGATTCCGACATCAGCACGGCCACCCCCGATCCCGATACCGACCATCGCTTCCTGTTCGATCTCGTCCCTGTCTACCTGCAGGAGATCGAGGTGCGCGCGCGCGGCCAGCGCGTCTACGCCGCGAGCTGGAGCGGCGGCCCCGACTACGAGGCAGCCGAGAACCTGACGCGCGAGGGGCTGGGGAACCCGGAACGCGGGCTCTCGGTGCGGACCGCCCGCGCCGCACCGGACGAGGCGGAAGGCGAAATTCGCCTGGTTTTCTCCGGTCAGCTGGAGCAGGCCCCGGTGGTGTCGCTCGGCGGGGCGCCCGTCCAGATGGAAGGCGAGGCCGAACGCTGGCGCGGCACGTTCCGCTTCGAAGCCGCAACGCCGGATGCCAGCGGCGATCTCCTCGTCGAGGTTCGCGCGCCCGATGCCGACGGACGCAATCTCGATGCCGACCCTCGCACCGCCGCCGTCATCGCACCGGTCGACGACTGGTCGGGCGGGCGCTACTGGCAGGGCTACGAGGACCGGCGCGGCGGATCGACGAGCGCCAATGGCGGCCCCGATCTCTGGCACAAGGTCGGCGAGGCGCCCGACCTCTCTCTCATCGTCATCCTGGACGCGTCCGGCTCGATGAACGAGCAGAACCGCATGGCCAATGCCCGCGAGGGAATCCAGTCCACCTTCGCCAACATACCGCAGGATCGCTCGATCGAGATGGCCGGCGTCGTGTTCTACGATTGCGGCCGCTTCGATACCCGGGCCTTCACGCGGGACCTGGCCTCGATCCGTGAATTCCTCCTGAACGCCAACCCGTCGGGCGGGATCCCGCTCGCCGACGCGCACGGACGCGCCCGTGCCATGCTGGGCTCGCAAGCCGATCCGCGATCTCTCCGCTGGGACTTCGCGACCTTTACCGACGGTCTGGAGACCTGCGACGGCGATGTCGCCGGCGCCGCGCGCCGGCTGCAACGCCTCATCGGCGATCACCAGGCGCCCGAGGAGGTCGGCGAGGCGCCGCCCGAGCCCGAACCGCCAGCCCCGCCGATCGATTGCCGACCGGACAGCTGGCGCGGCTATCAGGTGCGCACCGAACCGGAGATCGCGCTCGTCGAGCACACCTATCTCGAGCGCGCCCTGCCCGGAGGACGGTGCATCGCGCGCCATGAGCAAGCGCTGCGCTATGTCCATTTCGGCTCGGCGCGCAATGACGGGGTGATACGAACGGGCTGGGGCATCAACTCCAATGTCAGCGAGCGCGATGTGACTCTGGGCACGAGCGCACAGGGTCAGGCCTCGATCGATCGCGCCCGCCGAAACGCCCAGGCAGCGCGCAGCACGCTGGTTTCCCTCGACCAGGCGCGCCGGCAGATCGGCGAGGCGGTCGCGCGCGAACTGGGAGACTCGCCATGA
- a CDS encoding acyl-CoA carboxylase subunit beta, with protein sequence MSWKDEIEQLRKRQALARGMGGQEKLKRQRDAGRLNVRERLDLLLDGNSFAEVGSITGRAEYDAEGNLVGFIPANCIFGRGRIDGRTIAVVADDFTVRGGAADAAIIEKQIQAEKMAGELRLPLIRLIEGTGGGGSVKSILDMGATYVPFNPGWDEVVANLERVPVVSLLLGPVAGLGAARAVSSHYSVMVKGTSQMFVAGPPVVAGIGEDVTKEELGGADIQLAAGAVDDAYASEADAMAAAKWFLSYLPNSAHDLPERRETGDDPARRDVALTDIVPRDKRYAYDMHAILRSVVDTGTLFEMGRNFGQSVITAFARLDGWPVAVLASNPKIYGGGWTAEAAQKVTRFVDLAETFRLPVVHLVDIPGFVIGTRAERAGTIRHGARALSAIYQASVPWCTIVVRKAFGVAGAAMMDHTRYRYRYAWPSGDWGSLPLEGGVEAAFKAALAGSDDPARMKAELNAQMKAFSSPFKTAERFWVEEIIDPAETRGKLTEFANLAAPLRGRTKPPRYRP encoded by the coding sequence ATGAGCTGGAAAGACGAAATCGAGCAGTTGCGCAAGCGTCAGGCGCTGGCGCGCGGCATGGGCGGACAGGAGAAGCTCAAGCGCCAGCGCGATGCGGGCCGGCTGAACGTGCGCGAGCGCCTGGATCTCCTGCTCGACGGGAACAGCTTCGCCGAGGTCGGCTCGATCACTGGCCGGGCCGAGTATGACGCGGAAGGAAACCTCGTCGGCTTCATCCCGGCCAACTGCATTTTCGGGCGCGGCAGGATCGACGGGCGCACCATCGCGGTCGTCGCCGACGATTTCACCGTGCGCGGCGGCGCGGCCGATGCGGCGATCATCGAAAAACAGATCCAGGCCGAGAAGATGGCCGGCGAGCTGCGCCTGCCGCTGATCCGCCTGATCGAGGGCACCGGCGGCGGCGGTTCGGTGAAATCCATCCTCGACATGGGCGCGACCTACGTGCCCTTCAATCCGGGCTGGGACGAGGTGGTGGCCAATCTCGAACGCGTGCCCGTGGTCTCCCTTCTTCTGGGTCCCGTCGCCGGGCTCGGCGCGGCGCGCGCGGTGTCGAGCCACTACTCGGTGATGGTGAAGGGCACGAGCCAGATGTTCGTCGCCGGCCCGCCGGTGGTGGCCGGCATCGGGGAAGACGTCACCAAGGAGGAACTCGGCGGGGCCGATATCCAGCTCGCCGCAGGAGCCGTGGATGATGCCTATGCCAGCGAAGCCGACGCCATGGCGGCGGCGAAATGGTTTCTCTCCTACCTGCCGAACTCGGCGCACGACCTGCCGGAGCGACGCGAGACCGGCGACGATCCGGCGAGGCGCGATGTCGCGCTCACCGACATCGTCCCGCGCGACAAGCGCTATGCCTACGACATGCACGCCATCCTTCGAAGCGTCGTGGACACGGGCACGCTGTTCGAGATGGGACGCAATTTCGGCCAGTCGGTGATCACCGCCTTCGCCCGGCTCGACGGCTGGCCGGTCGCGGTGCTCGCCAGCAATCCGAAAATCTATGGCGGGGGCTGGACGGCGGAGGCCGCACAGAAGGTCACCCGCTTCGTCGATCTCGCCGAGACCTTCCGCCTGCCGGTCGTCCATCTCGTCGACATTCCCGGCTTCGTCATCGGCACGCGCGCCGAGCGCGCCGGCACGATCCGCCATGGCGCGCGGGCGCTCTCGGCGATCTACCAGGCGAGCGTCCCGTGGTGCACGATCGTCGTGAGGAAGGCCTTCGGCGTCGCCGGCGCCGCGATGATGGATCACACGCGGTACCGCTATCGCTATGCCTGGCCCTCGGGCGACTGGGGCTCGCTGCCGCTGGAAGGCGGGGTGGAAGCCGCCTTCAAGGCGGCCCTCGCCGGCTCGGACGATCCGGCGAGGATGAAAGCCGAACTGAATGCGCAGATGAAGGCCTTCTCCAGCCCCTTCAAGACCGCCGAGCGCTTCTGGGTGGAGGAGATCATCGACCCGGCCGAGACGCGCGGAAAGCTGACCGAGTTCGCGAACCTCGCCGCGCCTCTGCGCGGGCGGACGAAGCCGCCGCGCTACCGGCCTTGA
- a CDS encoding DUF4932 domain-containing protein — protein MRAFLLAILIALTPAAEGARRQEEAVRIGLPEPVELAMVVAAISPLDRDGATLDREGAYFESVEAHFGAYRDHPLFDALGAEFNLPRLAGNAADFAFGESGELIETDSSGSLWGDREGDLFRNNLELIEHFARESGFRDFYAASRAVYAAGAQAMASQIDTAAMTTWLHDNFSERPGAIEVIVSPLIGGLNWTTLNEPQTRIWLGPPSGEAAGALGDYERVLASVQIFTELDHSYVNPVTARHLGNVQASFGDIAFWADERGAGAYPSAELQFNEYMTWAVFLMYAADQLGPADYERLEALVVSYMVDNRGFIRFQPFARRALSLYRSGMDGEAVVIAMADRPGVAP, from the coding sequence ATGCGCGCTTTTCTTCTCGCCATACTGATCGCGCTCACTCCCGCTGCTGAAGGCGCTCGCCGACAGGAGGAGGCGGTCCGGATCGGCCTGCCGGAGCCGGTGGAGCTGGCCATGGTCGTCGCGGCGATAAGCCCGCTGGATCGCGACGGCGCAACGCTCGACCGCGAAGGCGCGTATTTCGAATCGGTGGAGGCTCATTTCGGCGCATACCGCGACCATCCCCTGTTCGATGCTCTGGGCGCCGAGTTCAACCTGCCCCGGCTGGCCGGAAACGCGGCGGATTTCGCATTCGGCGAGTCCGGTGAACTCATCGAAACGGATTCGTCCGGCTCCCTCTGGGGCGACCGGGAAGGCGACCTCTTCCGTAACAATCTCGAGCTTATCGAGCACTTTGCGCGCGAGAGCGGATTTCGGGATTTCTACGCGGCGTCCCGTGCGGTTTACGCGGCCGGCGCACAAGCCATGGCAAGTCAGATCGACACGGCGGCCATGACCACCTGGTTGCATGACAATTTTTCCGAGCGGCCTGGCGCGATCGAAGTGATCGTCTCGCCTCTCATCGGCGGGCTGAACTGGACCACGCTGAACGAGCCGCAAACACGCATCTGGCTCGGCCCTCCCTCCGGCGAGGCGGCCGGAGCGCTCGGCGATTACGAGCGGGTTCTGGCCTCGGTTCAGATCTTCACCGAACTCGACCACTCCTACGTCAATCCGGTGACCGCGCGGCACCTCGGCAATGTGCAGGCAAGCTTCGGCGACATCGCGTTCTGGGCCGATGAACGAGGCGCCGGGGCCTATCCCTCTGCCGAGCTTCAGTTCAACGAGTATATGACTTGGGCGGTCTTTCTCATGTACGCTGCCGACCAGCTTGGACCGGCCGATTACGAGCGTCTCGAAGCGCTGGTCGTGTCCTACATGGTCGACAATCGCGGCTTCATCCGGTTTCAGCCCTTCGCGCGGCGCGCGCTGTCGCTTTATCGTAGCGGGATGGACGGGGAAGCGGTGGTAATCGCCATGGCAGACCGACCCGGCGTCGCGCCGTGA
- the tgt gene encoding tRNA guanosine(34) transglycosylase Tgt yields the protein MSAFLFEIAAVDGKARTGQLVTPRGAIRTPAFMPVGTAATVKALYPEQVRQAGADIILGNTYHLMLRPGAERVQRLGGLHRFMRWDGPILTDSGGFQVWSLAQLRKMEEEGVTFKSHIDGTSHKLTPERSIEIQADLLGADISMQLDECTPFPCPRQEAESSMELSLRWAKRSKEAFGDREAQNLFGIVQGSTFEDLRQRSAQGLVETGFDGYAVGGLAVGEGFETMCEVLNYTVPELPHERPRYLMGVGKPIDLVEAVARGIDMFDCVMPTRSGRHGQAWSDYGPVNLKNAQFAEDSDPLDPAIDCPASRDYSKAYLHHLVRAGEYLAAMLLSWHNVAYYEHLMARMRAAIAKGEFDSFRRDFNDRWAEGRKSRAE from the coding sequence ATGTCTGCTTTCCTCTTTGAAATCGCCGCTGTCGACGGGAAGGCGCGCACCGGCCAGCTGGTCACGCCGCGCGGGGCCATCCGCACGCCCGCCTTCATGCCGGTCGGCACGGCCGCGACGGTGAAGGCGCTCTATCCCGAACAGGTCAGGCAGGCCGGCGCCGACATCATCCTGGGCAATACCTATCACCTCATGCTGCGCCCGGGCGCAGAGCGTGTGCAGCGGCTTGGAGGCCTGCATCGCTTCATGCGCTGGGACGGGCCGATCCTTACCGATTCCGGCGGCTTCCAGGTCTGGTCGCTGGCCCAGCTGAGGAAGATGGAGGAAGAGGGTGTCACCTTCAAAAGCCATATCGACGGGACGAGCCACAAGCTGACCCCGGAGCGCTCGATCGAGATCCAGGCCGACCTTCTGGGCGCCGACATCTCCATGCAGCTCGACGAGTGCACGCCCTTTCCCTGCCCGAGGCAGGAGGCGGAAAGCTCGATGGAGCTGTCCCTGCGCTGGGCGAAGCGCTCCAAGGAGGCCTTCGGCGACAGGGAGGCGCAGAACCTGTTCGGCATCGTGCAGGGCTCGACCTTCGAGGATCTGAGGCAGCGCTCCGCGCAGGGGCTCGTGGAGACCGGCTTCGACGGCTATGCGGTCGGCGGGCTGGCGGTCGGGGAGGGGTTCGAGACGATGTGCGAGGTGCTCAACTACACCGTGCCCGAACTGCCGCATGAGCGGCCGCGCTATCTGATGGGCGTCGGCAAGCCGATCGATCTCGTCGAGGCGGTAGCGCGCGGGATCGACATGTTCGACTGCGTCATGCCGACCCGTTCGGGACGGCACGGCCAGGCCTGGTCGGACTACGGACCGGTGAACCTGAAGAACGCGCAATTCGCCGAGGACTCAGACCCGCTCGATCCGGCCATCGACTGTCCGGCAAGCCGCGACTATTCGAAGGCCTATCTCCATCATCTGGTGCGCGCGGGCGAGTATCTCGCCGCCATGCTGCTGTCCTGGCACAACGTGGCCTATTACGAGCATCTGATGGCGCGCATGCGCGCGGCGATCGCGAAAGGCGAGTTCGACAGCTTCCGGCGCGATTTCAACGACCGCTGGGCCGAGGGACGCAAGAGCCGGGCGGAGTGA
- a CDS encoding AraC family transcriptional regulator, with the protein MDAAGTVDLMLRGAAAGVSLILAATLVPLARRSLSALFGTLFALGAMAYSIASSALVADQLPALAAALKPLAMMTGVFFWWFALALFCDARRWRASRLIPLAIVSAACAAILVFPSPALDRATIVLHELVNAALMIHVIVIIAGGHQDDLVQPRRKFRTIWVGAIALTVLSVAVAELWKLFADLPSSMHLVESMAILVVACGIAAWSIGAKSEFFPEERSASTGTGTLAPTTGIGTVLEAQDRHLALRLRTAMDQGAWRTPGLTVAGLAERLGTQEHRLRAVINQGLGYRNFAAFLNEYRIGAAKTALADPAASRRQILQIALDLGYGSIAPFNRAFREMTGMTPSEYRRAALKAVDIPAEAAAE; encoded by the coding sequence ATGGACGCGGCCGGAACGGTCGATCTGATGCTACGCGGCGCGGCGGCGGGGGTGAGTCTCATCCTCGCCGCCACGCTCGTTCCGCTTGCGCGGCGCTCGCTGAGTGCCCTCTTCGGAACCTTGTTCGCGCTTGGCGCAATGGCCTATTCCATCGCGAGTTCGGCCCTCGTCGCCGACCAGCTTCCCGCGCTCGCCGCGGCGCTGAAGCCCCTCGCGATGATGACCGGCGTGTTCTTCTGGTGGTTCGCGCTGGCGCTGTTCTGCGACGCGCGGCGCTGGCGCGCCTCGCGGCTGATCCCGCTCGCGATCGTGTCGGCGGCTTGTGCCGCAATCCTGGTCTTCCCCTCCCCGGCGCTCGATCGCGCGACGATCGTGCTGCACGAGCTCGTCAATGCCGCGCTGATGATCCACGTCATCGTCATCATCGCCGGCGGGCACCAGGACGATCTCGTCCAGCCGCGGCGCAAGTTCCGCACGATATGGGTGGGCGCGATCGCGCTCACCGTGCTGAGCGTAGCGGTCGCGGAATTGTGGAAGCTGTTTGCTGATCTGCCCTCCTCGATGCACCTCGTGGAGTCGATGGCGATCCTGGTCGTCGCATGCGGCATCGCCGCCTGGTCGATCGGTGCCAAATCGGAATTCTTCCCCGAGGAACGCTCCGCGAGCACCGGTACCGGCACACTGGCTCCGACTACCGGCATCGGCACGGTTCTCGAGGCGCAGGATCGCCATCTTGCCTTGCGTCTGCGCACGGCGATGGACCAGGGTGCGTGGCGAACTCCAGGCCTCACGGTCGCCGGACTCGCCGAACGCCTGGGCACACAGGAGCACCGCCTGCGCGCGGTCATCAACCAGGGGCTCGGCTATCGCAATTTTGCAGCCTTCCTGAACGAGTACCGCATCGGGGCGGCCAAGACCGCACTCGCCGATCCGGCGGCATCGCGTCGGCAGATCCTGCAGATCGCCCTCGATCTTGGCTACGGCTCGATCGCGCCCTTCAACCGGGCCTTTCGAGAGATGACCGGAATGACGCCGAGCGAGTATCGGCGCGCCGCCCTCAAAGCCGTCGATATCCCCGCCGAGGCAGCCGCGGAGTAG